The Bradyrhizobium oligotrophicum S58 genome contains the following window.
CGCTCTATCCCTCCTGGCGCGCCGCCCGATTAGACCCGGTCGAAGCGCTTCGCTACGAGTGAGGCGCTGATGGAAGAGCAGGGGGCAGAGGATGTACCGGTCGTTTATCTCCACGAGGTCAAGCGCCAGTACACGCAGGGCGAGAAGCAACTGATCATTCTGGACGGCGCCAAGCTCGCGCTGTGGCCCGGGCAGTCGGTGGCGCTGGTGGCGCCGTCGGGCTCAGGCAAGTCGACACTGCTGCACATCGCGGGCCTGCTGGAGAGCCCCGACGAAGGCGAGGTCTATGTCGGGGGCGTGCCGACCTCGCAGTTGACGGACATCGAGCGCACCCAGATGCGCCGGACCGACATCGGCTTCGTCTATCAGTCGCACCGGCTGCTGCCGGAGTTCACGGCGCTGGAGAACGTGATGCTGCCGCAGATGATCCGCGGCCTGAAGCGCTCGGAGACGGTGAAGCGGGCGAGCGAGATCCTGGCCTATCTCGGTCTTGGCGAGCGCATCAAGCATCGTCCGGCCGAACTGTCCGGCGGCGAGCAGCAGCGCGTCGCTATCGCGCGGGCCGTCGCCAACGCTCCGCGGGCGCTGCTGGCGGACGAGCCCACCGGCAATCTCGATCCTGCGACCGCCGATCATGTCTTCAACGCCCTGATGCAGCTCGTGAAGGCGACGCGGGTCGCGATGCTGATCGCGACCCACAACATGGAGCTGGCCGGCCGCATGGACCGGCGCGTCTCCATCGTCGCCGGCAAGGTCGTCGAGCTCGATTGAGTCTAGGCTCGGTCAGGGCCTGATCACCGTCAGCTTGAATGGGGCGCTGTTGGCAGCAGCATGCGCGACTGCGTCGTTGACGTGATCGAGGTCGAAGCAGGTCGCCTCGTACTGCCCGAGATCGAGCAGCCCGGCCCTGATCAGCCCAACGAGCTTGGTCGTTGCACTGGGTGGACACATCCAGACGCCGTGGATCGTGATGCAGTTGCGCATGATCCAGGGATAGGGCAGGTCGAGCCCGGCGCCGCCGAGCATGCCGACGCCGCCCATCAGCACCACGCGGCCGTACGGCCTGACGGTCATCATGGCTGAGCGCACCACGCTGGTCGCAACGGAGGGCGGCATGATATCGAGCACGCAGTCGATCCTTGCCGGCGAGGCGCGCTTCATCCGCTCGGTGTCCTCGTTCTCGTCGCCCGTGAGCCTGACCGGATGAACCCGGCTGCCGAACCTGCGCCGGAGCTCGGCCAGCATGGTCTCGTTGCGGCCGGGCGTGACGACGGCGCCTGCGCCCATGGCCAGCGCGACCGCCACCGCAGCGCTGCCGAACCTGCCGGTGGCGCCGCTGATCAGCACGGTCTCGCCGGCCTGAAGATTGGCGGCGAGGAAGCCGCCATAGGGCACCAGCAACGAACCCAGTGCGCACCACTGTGCGGCGTCATCAGCGTCGATGCTGCCGATCGGCTTGGCATTTTCCGTCGGCACGCGCATGCGCTGGGCGAACGAGCCGTGGCGGAAATGCTGCTGCAGCTTGAGCCCGCCCGGACCGCGCGCGCTCCACCCTTGCAGCGTGATGTCGGGGGCCAGATCATCATCCCGCGAGCGCACCGTCGGATCGCAGAACACCCAGTCGCCGATCGCAAGATGCGTTGCATCGGGACCGAGGGCGCTGACCCGGCCGATGCCTCCGGGCCCGGGGACGACGGGAAGCTCCAGCAGGTACTTCCGTTCGCCGCTGAACACCTCGTTCGCATAGGACAGCACGCCGGCTGCAACGATGTCGACGATGACCTCGCCGGTGCCGAGCACGGGATCCTCGATGTGCTCGATCTCGAGCGGCGATCCGAAACGTTTCAGTACGGCGGCCTTCATCATCTTTCTCCATCCGCGATAGCGATGGCCGAACCTGCCGGTGTAGGCTGGGCGCTGAAGGCCTGGTATTATCCTAGGATTAGAGAGGCCCAGGATACGGTCCGAAATCAGCGGAGAGAATGAGCCATGACGGATCCCCGACATGCGGAGTTCGGAAGTTTCCTGCGCTCGCGGCGTGAGAAGCTGACGCCGGACGCGGTTGGGCTCGCGGCCGGACGGCGGCGGCGTACTGCCGGGCTGCGCCGGGAAGAGGTGGCAGAACTCGCCGGCATCGGTGTCGACTGGTACATCCGCCTCGAGCAGGGCCGGACCGTGAAGCCGTCCAGTTCGACCATCGACGCGCTGGCGCGCGCCTTGCGCCTCAGCAGAACCGAGCATGCTCATCTCAAGGCGCTGGCGCGTGATCCCGCGCGCAAGCCGTTCGTGCGCGAACAGGTGCCGGTCGGGTTATGCGAGCTGGTGCAGAGCCTGAACCAGCCGGCCTACATCACCGGGCGACGATGGGACGTGCTGGCCTGGAATGCCGCAGCTGACGAGATCTTCGGTTTCTCGCGGCTTGCTGATGAGGACCGCAACACCCTGCTGCTCGTGCTTTGCAAGCCCGACGCGCGCCTTCTGTTCGGCACGCACTGGAAGCAGCTGGCGAGACGCATGGTCGCGCAGTTTCGTGCGACGCATGATCTGTGGGCCGGCGATCCCGCATTCGTGGATCTGATCGAACGGCTGCGAGATGGCAGCCGCGAGTTTCGGCAATGGTGGGCGGCCCACGACGTCGCCGGCCTGGCTGCTGGCGAGAAGCTGCTCGATCATCCAAGCAAGGGACATTTGACGCTGAAATATGCGACCTTCCAGGCCAACGATGATCCTGCGCTGAAGCTTGCGATCTACTACACGTGAGCGCCGCTGCCGTTGCGCGCGACATCGTGATCAGCATTATGTGAACGCGTTGCAAGCTGCGCGGACAGAGAACCACACATTCGTCCGTTTTGCGCATGATGATGCCAAGCATTCGCAAAGCACGTCGCAGTGCCCCAAAGAATTCCCGAAGAATTCAAGACTGCGACGCAACGAGGCTCATTCCGTGACGGAGGGTTTCTTCGTCACGATTTCGACGCCGCTCGTATTGTGGCGGACGATGGACGCCGGTCACGACTCCTCCACACATCTTATTAGTTGTTTGTTCATGTTGCGACCAAAGCCTTTGAAAACAGGCGTTTGCGAGCAATCCCATAAAAGCCGGAAACAATAGCTCTACTCTGTCCGATCAGTTGACGTCGATGCGCGGGTGCGGGGCATGAGCGCGTCGTCGTGCTGCATGTTTTCGTACGGAGTAGAGGGCTTGGGGACCTTGGGACAGAAGCTACGGAGTTCGATGATGAAAACGCTTTTCGGGGCAACGGCGGGGCTCGGCGCGGTTGTCGCGGCGACGTCCGCTTTCGCGGCTGATCTTCCAATGAAGAAGGGTCCCTACACCAAGGCTCCGCCTGCCGTCATGGCGACGGTGTACGATTGGAGCGGCTTCTACGTCGGTTTCAACGCCGGCGGCGGCTCCAGCCGGGACTGCTGGAATCTCATTTCGAACGCGGGCGTCGCGGTCAATCCGGCCGCGAATCGCGAAGGCTGCTCCGGCGGTGGCGGAGCGGCGGTCGGTGGCCAGGTCGGCTATCGCTATCAGATGGCGAACTGGGTGTTCGGCGTCGAGGCGCAGGGCGACTGGGCCGACTTCAAGGGCACCAATCGCAACCTGATTCTTCCCAATGTGAGCGACCGCTCGCGCACCAACGGCTTCGGCCTGTTCACCGGCCAGGTCGGCTATGCCTTCGACAACATTCTGGGCTACGTCAAAGGCGGTGCCGCGGTCGTCGGTGATCGCTATGACACCTTCAACACCACCACCAACGTGATGCTCGACCGCGCCAACACGACGCGTTGGGGAGGCACCATCGGTGCGGGTATCGAATACGGCTTTGCACCGAACTGGTCGGTCGGCGTCGAATACGATCACATCTTCCTTGGCAACAAGAACCTGAACTTCGTTGCCGCCGCCGGTGCGCCTGCGATGACCCATCGCATCAACCAGAACGTCGACATCGGGCTCGTGAAGCTGAACTACAAGTTCGGCCCGGGCTTCGGCCAGGGCTTCGGAATGATGCGTTGATAGAGCTTGTCTGAAGCAGGTTCGTCGAAGGCATCGCCTTCGACGAACGACATCGCAAGCGGGCGCGCAGGCGCGTCCGTTCAGTCCTCTTCGAACTCGAACAGGTTGGGCAGCGGAGCGAACGGATTCGGCGCCGGCGGGCGCGGCCTGATGCGCTGCCGGTGCGGATATGGATAAGGCGTCGCGCGCGGGTCGTTGCTGACACCCGCGAAATAGGGGTTGGCAACGCAATACAGCAGGCGTCCTGACGCGGTGGCCTGGCACTGGGCATAGGTGTCGAAGGTGCAGTTGCTCAGGCCGGGAAACTGATCGCCCTGCAGACAGAACGCATGCCTGACGCCGACGGCCTGAGCCGGGACGTGGGCTGCGACCACCAGGCCGGCTGCGGCCATGGCCGCAAGTAACACCTCACGCATAAACGATCTCCCCTTCATCCCATGATGACCAGAACGCGCGCGCAGCATGGCGAAGCGATGCGCGAAGGCCCGCTTGCGTGTGTAGTCGCTCGGTCCTCGATTGCAAGTCACAAAGTTCCATCAACACACTGTGATTGCAGATTAATTTCCCGACATGTCTCACGCCCTTTCAGACGCCATCTGTGACCGCGAGGCTACAGCAATTGTGGCGCAGATCGTTAAGAGGTGCGGCTGGCCTGGGGGCCAAATGAGACGAGACTGGACCTGTGATGAAGAAACTTCTGTTGACGACGACGGCGCTCGTGGTGCTGGCCTCGCCGGCGCTGGCCGCGGATCTCGCCGCGCGTCCCTACACGAAGGCACCGCCGCCGGTGATGGCTGCGATCTATGATTGGAGCGGCTTCTACATCGGTGTGAACGGCGGTGGCGGCTGGAGCCACAATACGTGGGATCTGGTCGGCGGCGGTCGCGAAGGTTCGCACGATTCGTCGGGCGGCACCGTCGGTGGCCAGGTCGGCTATCGCTGGCAGATGGGCCAGATCGTGTTCGGCGTCGAGGCGCAGGGCAACTGGGCCGACTTCTCCGGTGACAATGTGAGCGCGCTGTTCGCGACTCGCAACCGTACCAAGACCGATGCGTTCGGCCTGTTCACGGGCCAGGTCGGTTACGCCTGGAACAACGTGCTGCTCTACGCCAAGGGCGGTGCTGCCCTGACCAGCAACACCTACACGATCTCCAACGCGGCGACCGGCGCGTTCCTCGGCTCCAACGACAACACGCGCTGGGGCGGTGTGGTCGGTGCAGGCATCGAATACGGCTTCGCTCCGAACTGGTCGCTCGGCTTCGAGTACGACCATCTGTTCATGGATCGTCAGACCGTCAGCTTCGGCGCGCTCGGCTCCGACAGCATCAAGCAGGACGTCGATCTGTTCACCGCCCGCCTGAACTATCGCTTCGGCGGCCCGGTGGCGACGCGCTACTGATTCTCTCATCCGCATCGATCGGCGGAATTCGAAGCCCCGGCGCAGCCCTGCGCCGGGGCTTTTTTCATGGCTGAGGGGCGTCGATTAACCACGTGTCTCAGGGGGGACGCCATGCGTTCGCGAGCACGCTTGACCTGAGAACGAAAAAGGACATTGTTCTTCTTATGTTCTAGCTCAGGGAGGTCCCCATGCTGAAGGTTTTTCG
Protein-coding sequences here:
- a CDS encoding DUF3551 domain-containing protein, which gives rise to MREVLLAAMAAAGLVVAAHVPAQAVGVRHAFCLQGDQFPGLSNCTFDTYAQCQATASGRLLYCVANPYFAGVSNDPRATPYPYPHRQRIRPRPPAPNPFAPLPNLFEFEED
- a CDS encoding helix-turn-helix transcriptional regulator, with the translated sequence MTDPRHAEFGSFLRSRREKLTPDAVGLAAGRRRRTAGLRREEVAELAGIGVDWYIRLEQGRTVKPSSSTIDALARALRLSRTEHAHLKALARDPARKPFVREQVPVGLCELVQSLNQPAYITGRRWDVLAWNAAADEIFGFSRLADEDRNTLLLVLCKPDARLLFGTHWKQLARRMVAQFRATHDLWAGDPAFVDLIERLRDGSREFRQWWAAHDVAGLAAGEKLLDHPSKGHLTLKYATFQANDDPALKLAIYYT
- a CDS encoding outer membrane protein is translated as MMKTLFGATAGLGAVVAATSAFAADLPMKKGPYTKAPPAVMATVYDWSGFYVGFNAGGGSSRDCWNLISNAGVAVNPAANREGCSGGGGAAVGGQVGYRYQMANWVFGVEAQGDWADFKGTNRNLILPNVSDRSRTNGFGLFTGQVGYAFDNILGYVKGGAAVVGDRYDTFNTTTNVMLDRANTTRWGGTIGAGIEYGFAPNWSVGVEYDHIFLGNKNLNFVAAAGAPAMTHRINQNVDIGLVKLNYKFGPGFGQGFGMMR
- a CDS encoding outer membrane protein yields the protein MKKLLLTTTALVVLASPALAADLAARPYTKAPPPVMAAIYDWSGFYIGVNGGGGWSHNTWDLVGGGREGSHDSSGGTVGGQVGYRWQMGQIVFGVEAQGNWADFSGDNVSALFATRNRTKTDAFGLFTGQVGYAWNNVLLYAKGGAALTSNTYTISNAATGAFLGSNDNTRWGGVVGAGIEYGFAPNWSLGFEYDHLFMDRQTVSFGALGSDSIKQDVDLFTARLNYRFGGPVATRY
- a CDS encoding alcohol dehydrogenase catalytic domain-containing protein codes for the protein MKAAVLKRFGSPLEIEHIEDPVLGTGEVIVDIVAAGVLSYANEVFSGERKYLLELPVVPGPGGIGRVSALGPDATHLAIGDWVFCDPTVRSRDDDLAPDITLQGWSARGPGGLKLQQHFRHGSFAQRMRVPTENAKPIGSIDADDAAQWCALGSLLVPYGGFLAANLQAGETVLISGATGRFGSAAVAVALAMGAGAVVTPGRNETMLAELRRRFGSRVHPVRLTGDENEDTERMKRASPARIDCVLDIMPPSVATSVVRSAMMTVRPYGRVVLMGGVGMLGGAGLDLPYPWIMRNCITIHGVWMCPPSATTKLVGLIRAGLLDLGQYEATCFDLDHVNDAVAHAAANSAPFKLTVIRP
- a CDS encoding ABC transporter ATP-binding protein, whose protein sequence is MEEQGAEDVPVVYLHEVKRQYTQGEKQLIILDGAKLALWPGQSVALVAPSGSGKSTLLHIAGLLESPDEGEVYVGGVPTSQLTDIERTQMRRTDIGFVYQSHRLLPEFTALENVMLPQMIRGLKRSETVKRASEILAYLGLGERIKHRPAELSGGEQQRVAIARAVANAPRALLADEPTGNLDPATADHVFNALMQLVKATRVAMLIATHNMELAGRMDRRVSIVAGKVVELD